One part of the Humulus lupulus chromosome 9, drHumLupu1.1, whole genome shotgun sequence genome encodes these proteins:
- the LOC133799928 gene encoding uncharacterized protein LOC133799928, translating into MTSSSTEDPHASASTSTVASTSQAAAVIPANLAPLNLRLNRTSYSFWRSQMLPSLRAHQLEGFLTGDRPPPAATITDPPLACRSILNPAFQEWMRLDQFLISWLFNSISEEMMGHIFSTKSKARVLQLRTTLQSTRKGSTHVDEYILKMHCLGDSLIADGQQISEDELILYILGGLDSEYEAVIINLTSCDSITLSEVQFLL; encoded by the exons aTGACGTCTTCTTCCACTGAAGATCCTCACGCATCAGCCTCCACTTCTACTGTTGCTTCGACTTCTCAAGCTGCTGCGGTTATTCCGGCGAACCTTGCACCCCTCAATCTTCGTCTCAATCGCACCAGTTACTCTTTCTGGCGTTCTCAGATGCTTCCATCCCTTCGTGCACATCAGCTTGAAGGTTTTCTTACTGGAGATCGTCCTCCACCTGCTGCCACCATCACTGATCCTCCTCTTGCTTGCCGCTCGATTCTGAATCCTGCCTTTCAAGAATGGATGCGATTGGACCAATTTCTCATAAGTTGGCTATTCAATTCGATTTCAGAGGAAATGATGGGTCAC ATCTTCTCCACCAAGTCTAAGGCTCGGGTTCTACAGCTTCGTACAACTCTTCAGTCCACAAGAAAAGGTTCAACCCATGTTGATGAGTACATTCTCAAAATGCATTGTCTCGGTGATTCCTTAATAGCTGATGGTCAACAAATATCAGAAGATGAGCTCATTCTCTACATACTGGGAGGCCTCGACTCTGAATATGAAGCCGTGATCATCAACCTTACCTCTTGTGACTCCATCACGTTGTCTGAAGTTCAGTTTCTTCTTTAG